The following are encoded together in the Bos taurus isolate L1 Dominette 01449 registration number 42190680 breed Hereford chromosome 10, ARS-UCD2.0, whole genome shotgun sequence genome:
- the OR4K1 gene encoding olfactory receptor family 4 subfamily K member 1 has product MAHTNESMVSEFVLLGLSNSWELQLFFFAIFSVVYMTSVLGNIMIIVIVSSDSHLNSPMYFLLSNLSFIDICQSNFATPKMLVDFFVEHKTISFEGCMAQIFLLHSFVGSEMMLLVAMAYDRFIAICKPLHYSTILNRRLCIIFVFISWAVGILHSVSHLAFTVDLPFCGPNEVDSFFCDLPLVIELACMDTYEMEIMTLTNSGLISLSCFLALVISYTVILITVHHRSSSGSSKALSTVTAHITVVILFFGPCIYFYIWPFSRLSLDKFLSVFYTVCTPLLNPIIYSLRNEDVKSAMRKLRNRHVSFWKN; this is encoded by the coding sequence ATGGCTCACACAAATGAATCAATGGTATCTGAGTTTGTGCTTCTGGGACTCTCTAATTCTTGGGAacttcagcttttcttttttgccatctTCTCAGTAGTGTATATGACATCAGTTCTGGGCAACATCatgattattgttattgtttcctCTGACTCCCATTTGAACTCTCCTATGTACTTCTTGCTCAGTAACCTTTCTTTCATTGATATCTGCCAATCTAACTTTGCCACCCCCAAGATGCTTGTGGACTTCTTTGTGGAACACAAAACTATTTCCTTTGAGGGTTGCATGGCCCAAATATTCCTTCTTCACAGTTTCGTTGGGAGTGAGATGATGTTGCTTGTAGCTATGGCATACGACAGATTTATAGCCATTTGTAAGCCTCTACACTATAGCACAATTTTGAATCGAAGACTATGcataatttttgtgtttatttcctgGGCTGTGGGTATTCTTCATTCTGTGAGCCACTTGGCTTTTACTGTGGATCTGCCGTTCTGTGGCCCCAATGAGGTAGACAGCTTCTTTTGTGACCTTCCCCTGGTGATAGAGTTGGCTTGCATGGATACTTACGAGATGGAAATTATGACCCTAACTAACAGTGGCCTGATATCACTGAGCTGTTTTCTGGCTTTAGTCATTTCCTACACTGTCATTCTGATCACTGTCCATCACCgttcctccagtggatcatccaAGGCACTTTCTACAGTAACTGCCCATATCACCGTGGTGATTCTTTTCTTCGGgccttgcatttatttttatatatggcctTTTAGCAGACTTTCTCTGGATAAGTTCCTTTCTGTGTTCTACACTGTTTGTACACCCCTGTTGAATCCCATCATCTACTCTCTGAGAAATGAAGATGTTAAATCAGCCATGAGAAAATTGAGAAACCGTCATGTGAGCTTCTGGAAAAACTAG